In Actinomycetota bacterium, the following are encoded in one genomic region:
- a CDS encoding SpoIID/LytB domain-containing protein: protein MTWTIGTSGGQYQVLNAKGKQVGDQLWGSETQNLYAVLGGPGRLQITEAGHSYDKGAIELNLYSSCAGCAENLRAIALLDPQSYLYGLGEVPSDWPMEAMEAQADAARTYAFYVVDWRGQQRTDHGPCNCGLYDTTTDQVYAGWDKENQGAGWLQAVDATDGEVVTYNGDLVLANYYSSSGGYTENNENVWFDQPIPYLRAVCDPGDYTSSNPIRVWNDQDSAGAVGVDLARYGYDVGIVTRFAHIKRSVSGRIIWVTVQGSGGADGTSVRVSGPVFSGALGLRDDKVWINVDKNVQGPIRTEYDSLDCAPGMPTGSQQGVPGGSVQTFADGAIYRNDAVNDSVWVREPLYDEYLAAQGPAGPLGLPRSESIDISAGPCAGDAVACTRQTFDNGRIYSKDGVGAHEVHGAVLTYFLGRGGAAGPLGFPTSDVTTGADGSTSATFEHGTVTCDPSGSCSAS, encoded by the coding sequence ATGACCTGGACCATCGGCACCTCCGGCGGCCAGTACCAGGTCCTCAACGCGAAGGGGAAGCAGGTCGGCGACCAGCTGTGGGGAAGCGAGACGCAGAACCTGTACGCGGTGCTCGGCGGCCCCGGCCGGTTGCAGATCACGGAAGCCGGTCACAGCTACGACAAGGGCGCCATCGAGCTCAACCTGTACTCGTCGTGCGCGGGATGCGCGGAGAACCTCCGGGCCATCGCGCTGCTCGACCCCCAGAGCTACCTGTACGGGCTGGGCGAGGTGCCCAGCGACTGGCCCATGGAGGCCATGGAAGCGCAGGCGGACGCCGCCCGGACCTACGCCTTCTACGTGGTTGACTGGCGTGGCCAGCAGCGCACGGACCACGGCCCGTGCAACTGCGGGCTGTACGACACGACCACCGACCAGGTCTACGCGGGCTGGGACAAGGAGAACCAGGGAGCTGGCTGGCTCCAGGCGGTCGACGCCACGGACGGCGAGGTCGTCACGTACAACGGTGACCTCGTCCTGGCCAACTACTACTCCTCGAGCGGCGGCTACACCGAGAACAACGAGAACGTGTGGTTCGACCAGCCCATCCCGTACCTCCGGGCCGTGTGCGACCCCGGCGACTACACGTCCTCGAACCCGATCCGCGTTTGGAACGACCAGGACTCCGCGGGCGCCGTGGGCGTCGACCTGGCCCGGTACGGCTACGACGTGGGCATCGTCACCCGCTTCGCCCACATCAAGCGCAGCGTGTCCGGGCGCATCATCTGGGTCACCGTGCAGGGGTCGGGCGGCGCCGACGGCACCTCCGTCCGCGTCTCGGGCCCGGTGTTCTCCGGCGCGCTCGGCCTGCGGGACGACAAGGTGTGGATCAACGTCGACAAGAACGTGCAGGGGCCGATCCGGACCGAGTACGACTCACTGGACTGCGCGCCCGGCATGCCCACGGGTTCGCAGCAGGGCGTGCCGGGGGGCTCGGTGCAGACCTTCGCCGACGGAGCCATCTACCGGAACGACGCCGTGAACGACTCCGTGTGGGTCCGCGAGCCGCTGTACGACGAGTACCTCGCGGCCCAGGGACCGGCCGGGCCGCTCGGGCTCCCGCGCTCCGAGTCCATCGACATCTCCGCCGGCCCCTGCGCCGGGGACGCCGTGGCCTGCACGCGCCAGACCTTCGACAACGGGCGGATCTACTCCAAGGACGGCGTGGGCGCCCACGAGGTCCACGGCGCGGTCCTCACCTACTTCCTGGGACGAGGAGGAGCGGCGGGCCCGCTGGGCTTCCCGACCTCGGACGTCACCACCGGCGCCGACGGCTCGACCAGCGCGACCTTCGAGCACGGCACGGTGACCTGTGACCCCTCCGGGAGCTGCTCGGCCTCGTAG
- a CDS encoding DUF5654 family protein yields MSDESTGVTPPPDGDEQASPIIVVAQKASRFSREFIVTVISVVTTAFGVVVALAWNTALSTALAGFGRGARVAGLFIYAVLITFLAVLAIIFLGRLATRMGAEPVQFALPPKKES; encoded by the coding sequence ATGAGCGACGAATCGACAGGCGTGACACCTCCGCCGGACGGCGACGAGCAGGCTTCACCGATCATCGTGGTGGCCCAGAAGGCCAGCCGGTTCTCCCGGGAGTTCATCGTCACCGTGATCTCGGTGGTCACCACGGCCTTTGGGGTTGTGGTGGCGCTGGCCTGGAACACCGCGCTGTCCACGGCCCTGGCAGGGTTCGGCCGGGGCGCCAGGGTCGCCGGGCTGTTCATCTACGCCGTGCTGATCACGTTCCTGGCGGTGCTGGCGATCATCTTCCTGGGACGGCTGGCCACCCGCATGGGCGCGGAGCCGGTCCAGTTCGCCCTGCCGCCAAAGAAGGAGAGCTGA
- a CDS encoding NCS2 family permease, which produces MTSRLDSYFGITERGSNVRTELVAGLATFLTMAYILFVNPQILGAVKDGQGTALPFDQVLTVTALVAGVMTLAMGLFGKYPFALAAGLGLNAFVAFTLVATNGLTWPQAMGVIVTEGLVITALVLTGFREAVLNAIPMDLKRAIGIGIGLFIAFIGLSNAGIVIQGQGTPLTINPDLTTLRILVFVIGLVITAALVARRMKGALLVGIVATTVIATIINYGWGHKILFGKGTGIGLLPDKWISAPHFNLVGKFSFDFFSALGFWTAVAIVLSVMLSDFFDTMGTVVGIAGEAGLLDKDGKLPGINRVLLVDSLAAAAGGAASASSNTTFIESAAGVSEGGRTGLTSVVVGLLFLVCLFLSSLAGVIPAEATAPVLIIVGYFMMTIVKDINWQDPGIGIPALLTMLLMPLTFSITNGVGAGFLSYLVIAVLRGRWRDLHPLMWVVSGVFAWYFIHGVVG; this is translated from the coding sequence TTGACGTCGAGACTGGACAGCTACTTCGGGATCACCGAACGCGGCTCCAACGTTCGGACGGAGCTGGTGGCCGGTCTGGCGACGTTCCTGACCATGGCCTACATCCTGTTCGTCAACCCGCAGATCCTGGGCGCGGTGAAGGACGGGCAGGGGACGGCGCTCCCGTTCGACCAGGTCCTCACCGTCACGGCGCTCGTGGCCGGGGTCATGACGCTCGCCATGGGCTTGTTCGGCAAGTACCCCTTCGCGCTGGCGGCGGGGCTCGGGCTGAACGCGTTCGTCGCGTTCACGCTGGTGGCCACGAATGGGCTCACCTGGCCCCAGGCCATGGGCGTGATCGTGACCGAGGGGCTGGTGATCACGGCCCTGGTGCTCACGGGGTTCCGGGAGGCCGTGCTGAACGCCATCCCCATGGACCTGAAGCGAGCCATCGGGATCGGCATCGGGCTGTTCATCGCGTTCATCGGCCTGTCGAACGCGGGCATCGTGATCCAGGGGCAGGGCACCCCGCTCACGATCAACCCGGACCTGACCACCTTGCGCATCCTGGTGTTCGTGATCGGGCTGGTCATCACGGCGGCGCTGGTGGCCCGGAGGATGAAGGGGGCCCTGCTGGTCGGGATCGTCGCCACCACGGTCATCGCGACGATCATCAACTACGGGTGGGGCCACAAGATCCTGTTCGGGAAGGGCACGGGCATCGGCCTGCTGCCGGACAAGTGGATCAGCGCTCCGCACTTCAACCTGGTGGGGAAGTTCTCGTTCGACTTCTTCAGCGCGCTGGGGTTCTGGACGGCGGTGGCCATCGTGTTGTCGGTGATGCTCTCCGACTTCTTCGACACCATGGGGACCGTGGTGGGCATCGCGGGCGAGGCCGGCCTCCTGGACAAGGACGGGAAGCTCCCGGGGATCAACCGGGTGCTGCTGGTCGACTCGCTGGCGGCGGCGGCCGGAGGGGCGGCGTCCGCCTCCTCCAACACCACGTTCATCGAGAGCGCGGCCGGCGTCTCCGAGGGCGGCCGCACCGGCCTCACGTCGGTTGTGGTTGGGTTGCTGTTCCTGGTCTGCCTGTTCCTGTCCTCGCTGGCGGGCGTCATCCCCGCGGAGGCAACGGCGCCCGTGCTGATCATCGTGGGCTACTTCATGATGACCATCGTCAAGGACATCAACTGGCAGGACCCCGGCATCGGGATCCCGGCCCTACTGACGATGCTCCTGATGCCGCTCACCTTCAGCATCACCAACGGGGTGGGGGCAGGATTCCTGTCCTACCTGGTGATCGCGGTGCTCCGGGGAAGGTGGCGGGACCTGCACCCGCTGATGTGGGTCGTGTCCGGCGTGTTCGCCTGGTACTTCATCCACGGCGTGGTGGGCTGA
- a CDS encoding coenzyme F420-0:L-glutamate ligase, with protein MNGGRGVEVIPIRGLPEIRAGDDLPATLAVSLRGTVRPRDVVAVTQKIVSKSEGRVVPERDGRAAWVERETRRVVARRGDLVIAETRHGFVCANAGVDASNVAEGFLTLLPEDPDGSAARIRVALSAVAGGPVAVVVTDTFGRAWRRGVVNVAIGCAGMEPLVDLRGTLDHTGRVLEATVVAVADEAAAASGLVMGKAARVPVAIVRGLQPAGPGEPAGALALVRPPEEDLFRESPLQSIHARRSIRSFGAGPVPREALEEAVRAACTAPAPHHTRPWLFAVLESEASRRRLLAAMAEAWTADLRGDGTPEHVIERRLRKSDALLGEAPVLIVPAVRLRGSHTYRDADRASAEREMFLLSGGAAIQNLLLALHDQGLASCWVSSTLFCKEETRKALGLDDGWIPLGSVAVGPPPPAEPPPRPPPPIDEHVRWS; from the coding sequence GTGAACGGGGGGCGAGGGGTCGAGGTCATCCCGATCCGCGGGCTTCCCGAGATCCGTGCCGGCGACGACCTTCCGGCCACGCTGGCGGTGTCGCTCCGGGGCACGGTGCGGCCCCGCGACGTGGTGGCGGTGACCCAGAAGATCGTGTCCAAGTCCGAGGGCCGGGTCGTTCCCGAACGCGACGGCCGGGCGGCGTGGGTCGAGCGTGAGACCCGCCGGGTGGTGGCCCGTCGGGGCGACCTGGTCATCGCGGAGACCCGCCACGGGTTCGTGTGCGCGAACGCCGGGGTCGATGCCTCGAACGTGGCGGAGGGCTTCCTGACCCTGCTCCCCGAGGACCCGGACGGCTCGGCCGCGCGGATTCGGGTCGCGCTGTCCGCCGTCGCCGGCGGGCCGGTGGCCGTCGTGGTGACCGACACGTTCGGGCGAGCGTGGCGCCGGGGTGTGGTGAACGTGGCCATCGGCTGTGCGGGAATGGAGCCGCTGGTGGACCTCCGGGGAACGCTCGACCACACCGGACGGGTCCTGGAGGCCACCGTGGTCGCCGTCGCCGACGAGGCCGCCGCCGCGAGCGGCCTGGTCATGGGGAAGGCCGCTCGGGTTCCCGTGGCCATCGTCCGGGGGCTCCAGCCCGCCGGTCCCGGCGAACCGGCCGGCGCGCTGGCACTGGTGCGCCCCCCCGAGGAGGACCTGTTCCGCGAATCGCCCCTCCAGTCCATCCACGCCCGCCGGTCCATCCGGTCGTTCGGAGCGGGACCGGTCCCGCGGGAGGCGCTGGAGGAAGCGGTCCGGGCCGCGTGCACGGCGCCGGCTCCGCACCACACCCGGCCGTGGCTGTTCGCGGTCCTGGAATCTGAGGCCTCCCGGCGCCGGCTGCTGGCGGCCATGGCCGAGGCCTGGACCGCGGACTTACGGGGCGACGGGACGCCCGAGCACGTCATCGAGCGCCGCCTCCGGAAGTCCGACGCGCTGCTGGGCGAGGCTCCCGTGCTGATCGTCCCGGCCGTTCGGCTCCGCGGGTCTCATACCTACCGGGACGCGGACCGGGCGTCCGCCGAGCGGGAGATGTTCCTGCTGTCCGGCGGGGCCGCCATCCAGAACCTCCTGCTGGCCCTGCACGACCAGGGCCTGGCCTCCTGCTGGGTGTCCTCCACGCTGTTCTGCAAGGAGGAGACCCGCAAGGCGCTGGGCCTGGACGACGGGTGGATCCCGCTGGGTTCGGTGGCCGTCGGGCCGCCCCCGCCGGCCGAGCCACCCCCCCGGCCCCCGCCCCCGATCGACGAGCACGTGCGCTGGTCGTAA
- the cofD gene encoding 2-phospho-L-lactate transferase, whose amino-acid sequence MNVVALAGGVGAGKFLRGLVRAVRPENVTVVVNTGDDIEVHGLHVAPDVDSVMYWLAGAMDRERGWGRAGETFRATEELRRLGAEGAWFGLGDLDLATHLLRTSWVRAGLGLAEVTRELCARFGVRARVLPMTEDPAPTTVEIADQGGEAIQVHFQEYWVERGGRDEVKAVRYGGTAARPGPGVLEAIAEADTIVLPPSNPIASIAPILAVPGIRKAVAARKDRVVGVSGIVGGAPLAGMADKLLPVAGVEVSAAGVAGYYRDLLAAWVIDRADEGLAARVEALGMGVGVTDTIMANDLRAEALARYALSLL is encoded by the coding sequence GTGAACGTGGTCGCGCTGGCGGGAGGGGTGGGGGCCGGGAAGTTCCTTCGGGGACTGGTGCGCGCGGTCCGGCCGGAAAACGTCACCGTGGTGGTCAACACCGGGGACGACATCGAGGTGCATGGCCTGCACGTCGCTCCCGACGTGGACTCGGTCATGTACTGGCTGGCGGGCGCGATGGACCGGGAGCGGGGGTGGGGGCGCGCCGGGGAGACCTTCCGGGCGACCGAGGAGCTCAGGCGGCTGGGCGCGGAGGGGGCGTGGTTCGGCCTCGGCGACCTCGACCTCGCCACGCATCTGTTGCGGACCTCGTGGGTGAGGGCCGGGCTCGGGCTCGCGGAGGTGACCCGGGAGCTGTGTGCGCGCTTCGGGGTCCGGGCCCGGGTCCTGCCCATGACCGAGGATCCCGCGCCCACCACCGTCGAGATCGCGGACCAGGGCGGAGAGGCGATCCAGGTCCACTTCCAGGAGTACTGGGTGGAGCGGGGCGGGCGGGACGAGGTGAAGGCGGTGCGCTACGGTGGGACGGCGGCGCGGCCGGGGCCGGGGGTGCTGGAGGCGATCGCCGAGGCCGACACGATCGTGCTGCCGCCCTCGAACCCCATCGCGTCCATCGCGCCGATCCTGGCGGTCCCCGGGATCCGGAAAGCCGTCGCCGCAAGGAAGGACCGGGTGGTGGGGGTCTCGGGGATCGTGGGCGGAGCGCCGCTCGCCGGGATGGCGGACAAGCTGCTGCCGGTGGCCGGTGTCGAGGTGTCGGCGGCCGGCGTGGCCGGCTACTACCGCGACCTCCTGGCGGCCTGGGTCATCGACCGGGCCGACGAAGGACTCGCCGCCCGGGTGGAGGCGCTCGGGATGGGGGTCGGGGTGACCGACACGATCATGGCCAACGACCTGAGGGCGGAGGCCCTGGCCCGCTACGCCCTCTCGCTGCTGTGA
- a CDS encoding adenylate/guanylate cyclase domain-containing protein translates to MPPETRYARNGDAHVAYQVVGEGPIDLVVIDQWFSNVEAQWEFPPLARLLERLAAFARVIVFDKRGTGISDPIALDGHLLEEWMDDLRAVLDDVGSERTALLCGIGAAYMMLLFAATYPDRTTAIVGVDPCARISWAPDYPLGWPLEGLLRDLEKLRSSWGPGGGTMTFLAPKLLKDPALSASFGRYERQSASPGAAVAMLRMMYESDVRHVLPAIQVPTLVLQKSEAARIPPAHGRYVAEHIAGAAYVEIPGSENYMWAGDTDLLLAEIQEFLTGVRPVPEPDRVLATVLFTDIVGSTARAADLGDRRWRDLLERHHVLVRRELEKFRGREIDTAGDSFLATFDGPARAVRCAIAIGRSVRGLGLEIRAGLHTGEIELIGDDVGGIAVHIGARVAALGGPGEVLVSSTVKDLVVGSGIVFENRGAHTLKGVPGTWQLFTVGPQSVS, encoded by the coding sequence ATGCCGCCCGAGACGAGATACGCGAGGAATGGCGACGCGCACGTCGCGTATCAGGTGGTCGGGGAAGGGCCGATCGACCTGGTGGTCATCGATCAGTGGTTCAGCAACGTCGAAGCGCAGTGGGAGTTCCCCCCGCTCGCCAGGCTCCTCGAGCGCCTGGCGGCCTTCGCACGGGTCATCGTGTTCGACAAGCGGGGCACGGGCATCTCGGATCCGATCGCCCTCGACGGGCATCTGCTCGAGGAGTGGATGGACGACCTCCGGGCAGTGCTGGACGACGTCGGGTCGGAGCGAACCGCGCTCCTGTGCGGGATCGGTGCGGCGTACATGATGCTGCTGTTCGCCGCGACGTACCCGGACCGAACGACGGCGATCGTAGGCGTGGATCCGTGCGCGCGGATCTCGTGGGCTCCCGACTACCCGTTGGGCTGGCCACTGGAGGGACTGCTCCGGGACCTCGAGAAGCTCCGATCCTCCTGGGGGCCCGGAGGGGGCACGATGACCTTCCTCGCACCGAAGCTGCTGAAGGATCCGGCCCTGTCTGCGAGCTTCGGGCGATACGAGCGCCAGTCGGCCAGCCCGGGGGCAGCCGTGGCGATGCTGAGGATGATGTACGAGTCCGACGTGCGGCACGTGCTGCCGGCGATCCAGGTTCCCACCCTGGTCCTCCAGAAGTCGGAGGCGGCCAGGATCCCCCCGGCGCACGGCCGGTACGTCGCCGAGCACATCGCCGGCGCGGCGTACGTGGAGATCCCCGGGTCCGAGAACTACATGTGGGCCGGAGACACGGACCTGCTCCTTGCCGAGATCCAGGAGTTCCTGACCGGGGTGCGGCCGGTGCCCGAGCCCGACCGGGTCCTCGCCACCGTCCTGTTCACCGACATCGTCGGGTCCACGGCGCGGGCCGCGGACCTCGGGGACCGGCGGTGGCGAGACCTCCTAGAACGGCACCACGTCCTGGTGCGGCGGGAGCTCGAGAAGTTCCGCGGACGCGAGATCGACACCGCGGGAGACAGTTTCCTGGCGACCTTCGACGGCCCGGCCCGCGCGGTCCGCTGTGCGATCGCGATCGGGCGGTCGGTGCGGGGACTCGGGCTGGAGATTCGCGCGGGCCTCCACACCGGTGAGATCGAGCTGATCGGTGACGACGTGGGCGGCATCGCCGTCCACATCGGCGCACGGGTGGCGGCGCTCGGCGGACCCGGCGAGGTCCTGGTCTCGAGCACGGTCAAGGACCTCGTGGTCGGCTCCGGCATCGTCTTCGAGAACCGAGGAGCCCACACCCTGAAGGGCGTCCCCGGCACGTGGCAGCTGTTCACCGTCGGACCCCAGAGCGTCTCGTGA
- a CDS encoding bifunctional FO biosynthesis protein CofGH: MATATGHALRRALARAEAGKALTTAEVEALLGARGDDLERLLGVAGRLRDLGHGRTVTYSRKVFIPLTMLCRDHCHYCTFAKPPAKLDTPFLTPEDVVAIAEAGRKLGCKEALFTLGDRPEERYPVAKQWLAERGYRSTLDYVRAVAIRVIEETGLLPHLNPGVMSWEDMARLKHVSASMGLMLETSSERLSAKGGPHFGSPDKVPAVRLRTIEDAGRLSIPFTTGILVGIGETPRERAESLTAIRDLHRKYRHVQEVIVQNFVPKPRTAMQAHPAPDHQEYLAAVAAARVVFGPKMNVQAPPNLSDEGYPRLLDAGINDWGGVSPLTPDHVNPEKPWPRLDALAERTAERGYELRERLTIYPEYALKPDPWIAGKMQRPVAALAAEDGFGREGHRPEAIAWQDPDVQWKPRTIALSFAKAGDAGLRDDAMAVYGDFDAFEVEATRAWGQRTVDPAHLKGEIRRALKKATAGRPDDITDEEAVALFQAEGEALDALCAVADDLRRDAVGDEVTYVVNRNVNFTNVCYTGCRFCAFAQREVDAESYTLRLEEVADRAEEAWAYGATEVCMQGGLHPSLPGEFYFQLLDAVKARVPDIHVHAFSPMEVLNGSTRLGISFREFLEECRRRGLGSIPGTAAEILDEDVRWVLTKGKLPADTWEEIVKTAHTVGLRSSSTMMYGHVDAPPHWVAHIRRLARIQDETGGFTEFVPLPFIHQNSPIYLAGKARPGPTHDDNRRVHAVARILLHGRIPNVQVSWVKMGVQACQLILRGGANDFGGTLMEETISRMAGAEWGIRMEPWEIEGAIRGIGRTPAERTTTYGRVHRDRPVVPPDGVAVR, from the coding sequence ATGGCGACCGCCACCGGACACGCGCTTCGACGGGCCCTGGCACGGGCCGAGGCGGGGAAGGCGCTCACGACGGCCGAGGTCGAGGCGCTGCTCGGGGCCCGTGGCGACGACCTCGAACGGCTCCTGGGCGTCGCCGGGCGGCTCCGGGACCTCGGCCACGGCCGCACCGTCACCTACTCCCGGAAGGTCTTCATCCCCCTCACCATGCTGTGCCGGGACCACTGCCACTACTGCACGTTCGCGAAGCCGCCCGCCAAGCTCGACACGCCGTTCCTCACGCCCGAGGACGTGGTGGCCATCGCCGAGGCCGGCCGCAAGCTGGGTTGCAAGGAAGCCCTGTTCACCCTGGGAGACCGGCCGGAGGAGCGCTACCCGGTGGCGAAGCAATGGCTCGCGGAGCGCGGGTATCGCTCCACCCTCGACTACGTCCGCGCGGTGGCGATCCGGGTCATCGAGGAGACCGGGCTGCTGCCGCACCTCAACCCGGGCGTCATGTCGTGGGAGGACATGGCCCGGCTGAAGCACGTCTCGGCGTCCATGGGGCTGATGCTGGAGACGTCGTCGGAGCGGCTGTCCGCGAAGGGAGGGCCGCACTTCGGCTCCCCCGACAAGGTCCCGGCGGTCCGCCTGCGCACCATCGAGGACGCCGGCCGCCTGTCGATCCCGTTCACCACCGGGATCTTGGTGGGCATCGGCGAGACGCCTCGCGAGCGCGCCGAGTCGCTCACGGCCATTCGCGACCTCCACCGCAAGTACCGCCACGTCCAGGAGGTCATCGTCCAGAACTTCGTGCCGAAGCCCAGGACGGCCATGCAGGCGCACCCCGCCCCCGATCACCAGGAATACCTGGCCGCCGTGGCCGCCGCCCGCGTGGTGTTCGGACCGAAGATGAACGTCCAGGCCCCCCCGAACCTCTCGGACGAGGGCTACCCGAGGCTCCTCGACGCCGGCATCAACGACTGGGGCGGCGTGTCCCCGCTCACCCCCGACCACGTGAACCCGGAGAAGCCCTGGCCCAGGCTCGACGCCCTGGCGGAGCGCACCGCCGAGCGTGGATACGAGCTCCGGGAGCGGCTCACCATCTATCCGGAGTACGCCCTGAAGCCGGATCCCTGGATCGCCGGGAAGATGCAGCGGCCGGTGGCGGCGCTGGCCGCGGAGGACGGCTTCGGCCGCGAGGGGCACCGGCCGGAGGCCATCGCCTGGCAGGACCCCGATGTCCAGTGGAAGCCCCGGACCATCGCGCTGTCGTTCGCCAAGGCCGGCGACGCGGGCCTGCGCGACGACGCCATGGCCGTGTACGGGGACTTCGACGCGTTCGAGGTGGAAGCGACGCGGGCCTGGGGTCAGCGGACCGTCGACCCGGCCCACCTGAAGGGCGAGATCCGGCGGGCCCTGAAGAAGGCCACGGCCGGCCGGCCCGACGACATCACGGACGAGGAGGCCGTGGCCCTGTTCCAGGCCGAGGGCGAGGCCCTCGACGCGCTGTGCGCCGTGGCCGACGACCTCCGGCGGGACGCCGTCGGCGACGAGGTCACCTACGTCGTGAACCGCAACGTCAACTTCACGAACGTCTGCTACACGGGGTGCCGGTTCTGCGCGTTCGCCCAGCGGGAGGTCGATGCCGAGTCCTACACGCTCCGGCTGGAGGAGGTCGCCGACCGGGCCGAGGAGGCCTGGGCCTACGGCGCGACCGAGGTGTGCATGCAGGGGGGCCTGCACCCGAGCCTCCCCGGCGAGTTCTACTTCCAGCTCCTCGACGCGGTGAAGGCCCGCGTGCCCGACATCCACGTGCACGCCTTCAGCCCGATGGAGGTCCTGAACGGGTCCACGCGGCTCGGCATCTCGTTCCGGGAGTTCCTGGAGGAATGCCGCCGGCGCGGTCTCGGGTCCATCCCCGGCACGGCCGCGGAGATCCTGGACGAGGACGTGCGGTGGGTCCTGACCAAGGGGAAGCTCCCCGCCGACACGTGGGAGGAGATCGTGAAGACGGCCCACACCGTCGGGTTGCGGTCCTCCTCCACCATGATGTACGGCCATGTCGACGCGCCCCCGCACTGGGTGGCCCACATCCGCCGGCTGGCCCGGATCCAGGACGAGACCGGCGGCTTCACCGAGTTCGTACCGCTGCCGTTCATCCACCAGAACTCGCCGATCTACCTGGCCGGCAAGGCCCGCCCCGGTCCGACCCACGACGACAACCGGCGCGTGCACGCCGTGGCCCGCATCCTGCTGCACGGCCGCATCCCGAACGTCCAGGTGTCGTGGGTGAAGATGGGCGTGCAGGCGTGCCAGCTCATCCTGCGGGGCGGCGCGAACGACTTCGGTGGCACGCTGATGGAGGAGACCATCTCGCGGATGGCCGGAGCGGAGTGGGGGATCCGCATGGAGCCCTGGGAGATCGAGGGGGCCATCCGCGGCATCGGTCGCACGCCGGCCGAGCGGACCACGACGTACGGGCGAGTGCACCGGGATCGTCCCGTCGTTCCGCCGGACGGCGTCGCCGTCCGCTGA
- a CDS encoding WhiB family transcriptional regulator: MPWQDRARCREQDPEVFFPEKGGSSREAKRICADCPVRIECLNYALRRDERYGVWGGMSERERRRLKRMAS; the protein is encoded by the coding sequence ATCCCGTGGCAGGATCGGGCCCGCTGCCGCGAGCAGGATCCAGAAGTGTTCTTCCCCGAGAAGGGGGGCTCCTCGCGCGAGGCGAAGCGGATCTGCGCGGATTGCCCCGTTCGTATCGAGTGCCTGAACTACGCCCTGCGCCGGGACGAGCGCTACGGGGTGTGGGGCGGCATGAGCGAACGAGAGCGGCGACGCCTGAAGCGCATGGCGTCATGA